The following coding sequences lie in one Arachis ipaensis cultivar K30076 chromosome B05, Araip1.1, whole genome shotgun sequence genomic window:
- the LOC107644234 gene encoding uncharacterized protein LOC107644234 isoform X1, whose product MRQRHMWWWCRTEAGTTPPPWRRCEAMKASEKKSLKRTELERLEQIVELYLQQRNLHSLNIYGRHLTTQGIDDILYAYSSGLSAKIARNIIGTSGEPGFRRRRSSPFGNKLILPELQMLNEKCNLERQFSELRMVYEAFKIQIKRKHFVTISVYRLIRVKGSSSEILSLLET is encoded by the exons ATGAGACAGAGACACATGTGGTGGTGGTGCAGGACGGAAGCGGGGACTACACCCCCACCATGGCGGAGGTGTGAAGCCATGAAGGCCTCGGAGAAGAAGAGCTTGAAGAGGACAGAATTGGAAAGATTGGAACAAATTGTGGAATTGTACCTTCAGCAGCGAAACCTGCACAGCTTAAACATTTATGGAAGGCACCTCACAACTCAGG GTATTGATGACATCCTTTATGCTTACAGTTCTGGATTGTCAgctaaaattgcaaggaatattATTG GGACTTCAGGCGAGCCAGGGTTCAGGAGGAGGAGATCTTCTCCCTTTGGGAACAAGTTGATATTGCCT GAACTGCAGATGTTGAATGAGAAATGCAATCTGGAGAGACAATTCTCTGAACTAAGAATG gtaTATGAAGCATTCAAAATACAAATAAAGAGAAAACATTTTGTCACTATATCAGTATATCGTCTAATTCGGGTCAAAGGTTCCTCCTCTGAAATCCTCTCATTATTGGAGACGTGA
- the LOC107644234 gene encoding uncharacterized protein LOC107644234 isoform X4 — MRQRHMWWWCRTEAGTTPPPWRRCEAMKASEKKSLKRTELERLEQIVELYLQQRNLHSLNIYGRHLTTQGIDDILYAYSSGLSAKIARNIIGTSGEPGFRRRRSSPFGNKLILPELQMLNEKCNLERQFSELRMEKSRADLLSETIVE; from the exons ATGAGACAGAGACACATGTGGTGGTGGTGCAGGACGGAAGCGGGGACTACACCCCCACCATGGCGGAGGTGTGAAGCCATGAAGGCCTCGGAGAAGAAGAGCTTGAAGAGGACAGAATTGGAAAGATTGGAACAAATTGTGGAATTGTACCTTCAGCAGCGAAACCTGCACAGCTTAAACATTTATGGAAGGCACCTCACAACTCAGG GTATTGATGACATCCTTTATGCTTACAGTTCTGGATTGTCAgctaaaattgcaaggaatattATTG GGACTTCAGGCGAGCCAGGGTTCAGGAGGAGGAGATCTTCTCCCTTTGGGAACAAGTTGATATTGCCT GAACTGCAGATGTTGAATGAGAAATGCAATCTGGAGAGACAATTCTCTGAACTAAGAATG GAAAAATCTAGAGCTGATTTACTCTCCGAGACAATCGTTGAGTAA
- the LOC107644234 gene encoding uncharacterized protein LOC107644234 isoform X2 codes for MRQRHMWWWCRTEAGTTPPPWRRCEAMKASEKKSLKRTELERLEQIVELYLQQRNLHSLNIYGRHLTTQGIDDILYAYSSGLSAKIARNIIGEPGFRRRRSSPFGNKLILPELQMLNEKCNLERQFSELRMVYEAFKIQIKRKHFVTISVYRLIRVKGSSSEILSLLET; via the exons ATGAGACAGAGACACATGTGGTGGTGGTGCAGGACGGAAGCGGGGACTACACCCCCACCATGGCGGAGGTGTGAAGCCATGAAGGCCTCGGAGAAGAAGAGCTTGAAGAGGACAGAATTGGAAAGATTGGAACAAATTGTGGAATTGTACCTTCAGCAGCGAAACCTGCACAGCTTAAACATTTATGGAAGGCACCTCACAACTCAGG GTATTGATGACATCCTTTATGCTTACAGTTCTGGATTGTCAgctaaaattgcaaggaatattATTG GCGAGCCAGGGTTCAGGAGGAGGAGATCTTCTCCCTTTGGGAACAAGTTGATATTGCCT GAACTGCAGATGTTGAATGAGAAATGCAATCTGGAGAGACAATTCTCTGAACTAAGAATG gtaTATGAAGCATTCAAAATACAAATAAAGAGAAAACATTTTGTCACTATATCAGTATATCGTCTAATTCGGGTCAAAGGTTCCTCCTCTGAAATCCTCTCATTATTGGAGACGTGA
- the LOC107644234 gene encoding uncharacterized protein LOC107644234 isoform X3, whose protein sequence is MRQRHMWWWCRTEAGTTPPPWRRCEAMKASEKKSLKRTELERLEQIVELYLQQRNLHSLNIYGRHLTTQGTSGEPGFRRRRSSPFGNKLILPELQMLNEKCNLERQFSELRMVYEAFKIQIKRKHFVTISVYRLIRVKGSSSEILSLLET, encoded by the exons ATGAGACAGAGACACATGTGGTGGTGGTGCAGGACGGAAGCGGGGACTACACCCCCACCATGGCGGAGGTGTGAAGCCATGAAGGCCTCGGAGAAGAAGAGCTTGAAGAGGACAGAATTGGAAAGATTGGAACAAATTGTGGAATTGTACCTTCAGCAGCGAAACCTGCACAGCTTAAACATTTATGGAAGGCACCTCACAACTCAGG GGACTTCAGGCGAGCCAGGGTTCAGGAGGAGGAGATCTTCTCCCTTTGGGAACAAGTTGATATTGCCT GAACTGCAGATGTTGAATGAGAAATGCAATCTGGAGAGACAATTCTCTGAACTAAGAATG gtaTATGAAGCATTCAAAATACAAATAAAGAGAAAACATTTTGTCACTATATCAGTATATCGTCTAATTCGGGTCAAAGGTTCCTCCTCTGAAATCCTCTCATTATTGGAGACGTGA
- the LOC107644234 gene encoding uncharacterized protein LOC107644234 isoform X5, whose translation MRQRHMWWWCRTEAGTTPPPWRRCEAMKASEKKSLKRTELERLEQIVELYLQQRNLHSLNIYGRHLTTQGIDDILYAYSSGLSAKIARNIIGTSGEPGFRRRRSSPFGNKLILPELQMLNEKCNLERQFSELRMIHWS comes from the exons ATGAGACAGAGACACATGTGGTGGTGGTGCAGGACGGAAGCGGGGACTACACCCCCACCATGGCGGAGGTGTGAAGCCATGAAGGCCTCGGAGAAGAAGAGCTTGAAGAGGACAGAATTGGAAAGATTGGAACAAATTGTGGAATTGTACCTTCAGCAGCGAAACCTGCACAGCTTAAACATTTATGGAAGGCACCTCACAACTCAGG GTATTGATGACATCCTTTATGCTTACAGTTCTGGATTGTCAgctaaaattgcaaggaatattATTG GGACTTCAGGCGAGCCAGGGTTCAGGAGGAGGAGATCTTCTCCCTTTGGGAACAAGTTGATATTGCCT GAACTGCAGATGTTGAATGAGAAATGCAATCTGGAGAGACAATTCTCTGAACTAAGAATG ATACATTGGAGCTGA